The Corvus moneduloides isolate bCorMon1 chromosome 16, bCorMon1.pri, whole genome shotgun sequence genomic sequence gtgctttccttcatgtctgaaagcaaaatgaatgTGGATTTCAGACTTGTCAGTTTAACACCTTTTTTAAGTGCTGAACTCACTGAGttgtctttttgtttaaatcagCAACATGAGAAATGGCAGCAGGTGCCTTTTGTCAGGGAGATGTGGGTTTagcttaaaattttaaaacttgcgGAAGCACAGTCGTGAAAACTCCCCTGTGAAAATATCTGGGGTTTTCTGGGTTTTAAAAGTGTAGGTTTTTTCAGCTGGATAAGAAACAAGAGTCTGATAAAGACTGCCAACAACTCATTTAAGCTTGATGGGATTGCTGAGGAAGCCAGGATTATTAGAGAAAGCTGTCTGGCATCTCTAAACCCTACTTGGCACCAGTGGATGGCCCCAAAATCAGTGGAATTTTCTCCTAACACAcagcaattttctcttttagcCTGGTAAAAACTGATTGTTTCTCACAGATGTTCTCCAAGCACTCAGGGATCTattgcaggaggagctggacgAGGCTGGTCTGGATTCCAGCTCCGTACTCTTCACTCAGCACGAAGTGGCCAATTTGCTGGATACATCGGCTTTTCACTCCCTGGTCAGTCACCCCAAAGCTCTTCTACATTGAATCCATGGATCTTCTACATGAAATCCATGGAATTCTGAGATGGGAAAAGCTAAATTACCATTTTCTGGTTGTTCTAAAGACAAGGCAGAACTATTCATTAATCATTTTGTTTATAGGAAGTTCTATAAAAGACCTCcaacttctcttttttaataaggaaatgACAGTATCGACGGGATAATATGAGGAAGCAGCCTGGCagttttgcagaaggaaaaatagccATAATTAATCAATTCTAAGTAATTTCATCTGGTTCATGAAGTGAAAATTCACCATGGCTCAGCTATTTCGGCAATGATGGGGATCAGAGAGTGAAATTCTGTGGGGCAAAAAGAACCATCCTGGAGCTGAATTATTTAATGTACCTTTTGATCTGTTGCATAAAAATGCTGACTCCTTTTTGAGGCGATTTTGATTCAATGTGTGATGAGTCCATCCCTCTCCTTGCAGACCTTTGACTCTGTCAACTGCAATGGCAACGAggacctggagcagctgcagctggagatgacAGATCTGCGGCACGAAGTCCGAAGGCTGAAGGTGGAGCCTCCCCTTGGAGCAGATTTCTTGGCTGGGGCCTTCTGCTGTAGCTCTCCACAGGGGGAATGGAGCGGCCTGTCCCTCTGGAGAAGTCACCAGTTTGCATTCTGTGCATTCCTCATCACACAGGAGCCTCTCACCCTCCACTCTCCTTAATTGCCTCTTTCTCACTCTCAGCCTCAAAGGAAAACTTATTTGTACTCAAAGCATGCAGTCCCTTCTCAGCAGGGAGTTAATATATTTAAAGCAGGTCTCATTAAGAATTCCAGTCCGTGATTAACAGAAGCAGCACCTGTCCTCTCACCCTCACCTGGCTGTCAGCACTTCGGCTGTGTCCAGGCAGAATTCTGCAGGTCACAGCCCTAAAAGCTCTCCCTGTGGGGGGCAAAGTGCACAGAACTTCTGTAAAATAATATTCTGGTGGCTAGGGGCATTCTAGAGAATGTCCTGACATTTGTTGCTTCTAATCTGCTGAAAATGTTTCCCACAGTCTCTCCTGAAAGAAGTGGAGAACAGCAAGAAGTCAATGGAGGATGAGCTTCAGAGGCTGAACCAAGTTAGTGAAGGGATTTCAGGGGTgcttggggtgggtttgggggttggCAGCCGAGGGGGACGTGGTGTGTTCATCAGAAGTTCTGGGTGCTTGCAGAAAGCGCTGGGGTTCCTGTCGGAGAACCGGACACTGCACAGCAAACTGCAGATGGCCGAGGTGGTGCAGAGACAGGCTCACAGCGCCGAGCAGGACTACGAGGAAGTGATCCACCTGCTGGAGGCTGAAATTGCAGAACTGAAGATGCAGCTGGcggggaaaaaagcaaaacatgtCTCTGAAATAGAGGTAATGCAACCCCTCAGTCTGGGGAAAACCCACAACCCCTCAGACTTTTCTGTGGGTTCATAGAgccatggaatgatttgggcCAGAAGGGACCAgaaagcccatctcattccaaccccctgccatgggcagggacaccttccacaatcccaggttgttccaagcctcatccaacctggccttggacactgccagggatccaggggcagccacaaccAAGGTTACCCTCCTTCTGTTTacacaggagaaaatgaaatagCTCATAGATCACTTGCTGAGTGGGACCATCAGGCCAGCACAGTCTCTGGGTCCGTGTTATAATCTGCATGACTTCTACCATCCCTTCCCAAAGGACACTGCTCTTGCTTGTAGCAAATGTCACAAACTGTTGTTTCCAAAAGCCAAAGCTGGAGCATCACTACcacctttctcctcctcctgtgtcCCTGCCTCAGGAGGACATCCTGGAGCTGAAGAGGCAGCTGTCCCTGGCTGATGGCCAGCTACGAAAATCCGAAGTCTCACGGAAGCGCCTGGAGATCAGCAACAGGAAACTGCTCCTGTTTGTGCAGGTGAGGTGTGGAACTGCCCCgctgctgcagcatcaccaCGGCCTCTTTCCCGCAGGTTTTGCAAGTCCAATCAACTTCCTGCTCCATAagcaaaagggtttttttccctgtctcacCCTAAAAAGTCACTCTCTTGGTTAGGAGGAAGCAGGGAATGAACTCACATCTCCTCATGTCCCTGGGAGCGATGCAAACTCCGTGGTGCAGGTTTTGCTggtggctctgctctccctggctccctttgctgaggctgctccaggagctgtgctgtcaAAATCATCTGTGCTCACCTTCCCTTGGTATAGCTGAGGGTTGCTTCTCTATAAATAGGAGCCTAGAGAGTGGGTTTGCTCTTCCAGTGCTTTTTCCTGCCTAGATTTCCTGCAAAATCTCACAGTTTATTCTTTCAGTTGTCTGGTTTTCCACTTCATTCCCTATATTTGGAATACCAGTATGTGTAATTAGTAAACTGGCCAGCATGGGAAGCATTAGTACTGAGTGTATCTGCTATGGCTACTGGTGGCCTGTCCCAAGAACTCTTGAAATCAAGCAGAAACAGAGGAGCAAAAGGAAACGTAGATGCTGTGTTCTCTGCTCcagagaaagaagaattaaatgCCTCCAGAGCTTCAGCAATATGTGCTGGAGCCTGTGCAGTTTGGGGTCAGACTTTGGAAATGGATCTCACTTGACCCCAGGGTCAAACATCACAGATTTTGAGCACTGGAGcaaaatatcttccttttttctccaccCCTCAGTAGTGTTGGAGAAGTCATGAACCGTGCATGGTAATGAGAGCTTACACATGCAGGTCCAACCCAGGAGCCAGGGGTTGCTGGCAGCAATGATCACTGAAATGCAGCCTGCAAAATTATTCCTTGGAAGAGGATTTTTGTGTTGCATTTCATATATTTTAGCAGTGgtattaaaatgcagaattcagTGTCTGTAGATTCACAAATGCTGCCTGAGCTGCAAAAGGCCTTGAGATATTCGCTTCAAGGGCAATGAATAAGCAGAAGCTGATTACTGTCATATTAAATCTGATCATCAGGAAAAACCCATGGGGTTTGTTCTCAGGAATTATTCATTCCTAcaagtttgaatttttttttttttctgttgttgcaTGACAGAACGTTCACAAGGTCCTGAGCACACACAGTCATTTACCAGATGAGAAAAGGTAGGAGATGGCTTCTGGGAATGGTGAACAGCAACATGAAATGTCCTTTTCTGACCTTTCCCAGGGGAAAGTGCTTCACACGTAACCTATCCAGAGTTTCTAAACTTACTTTCACTTTGGAAGTGAAACCATGGGAGAAAGATGATCTGGAGACTGCTGGTGGGTTGGTGCTGGGGGGATTTGGTCTCTGTCCAGGCTTTTTTGGGGAGTGAGCAGCTGAAACTCTGCTCTGGTTAAATTGCTCTTGTTAGCAGAGACCCCAAGCAGGttgcttcagagcagcagaatttTGACCCACCTGCTTTTCCAAACATAAACCAGGTTTTGGCTGCAGGACCACATCCTTTTTCATCAGCAGTTAGAGTAGATAGAGTGTAAGCAAAGAGCTCACAAGACTCTCAGCTGCATGAATGGCTGCAGAAATAGAGCTCAGGCTTCTGGACTCCCCTCAAACCAGAGCCTATCTCCTATCACTTGAGCATAAATGTATCAcaactctgtgtgtgtttttaacTGAAAAGTCACTGTCCCATCGATAATGACCAGTCCCTTAAAAAAGTTAGTTTTTAAGAGGGATGGAAATCAGTTTTTAAGTTTCCAAGTTGGTTATTTCTAATATAATGAGGGGGAAATGCTTTTGACAAATTCTCAAGAATACTTTGCTATTTGTCTGTAACAAAGCGATGCAAGTGTGTCTAACAGATACTTGAATGCTGAGGGATGGAGATGCAACCCCTTAAACACACAGAATTTCTGTAGCACATCCTTCCTGAGAGGCTGGCCAGGATTGTCAATGACCATTCTCTGACAGAAGTATTGATGGCACTTTCCGTATTTATAAGCGTCAACCACGAAACAGAAGAGGATAAAACAGACGCAGTCTCAGACACATCTCTTCCATCTTCAGATCTTGTTGACCTTTTGCTATCAGAAGCTAAAGAACTGTTAGCGCCAATCCTCTTCAACAAGGACGGTAAGCACTAAATTAACCAGAGACACCTAAATCCCAGCAAGTCTCAGGGACCTCTGTGAGTGTTATTGACAGTTTCCAGCACCTTCCGTATTTTTCCATACCAGTTGAGTCTGCCTGATTCTCTCACGCTCACTGAGATGTAATTGCCCTCCATATCCATGTGACTCATCTTTGAATCTGCAATGCAGACTCGCAGGGTATGGAGTCAAAGACTTGTGCCCAGGGCCAGAGGAAAGGTGTTTATCCcggcaaaaaaaccccaacaggcAGGAGGAtggtttcacagaatcattgaaaTGCTGGTTGAAAGGGACTGCTGGAGATCAGATCTTCTGCTCCAGGTGGGACCATGCCAGTAGAGGGGATCTGCAGTGGGTTTTGCCTGCCAGGATGGAGATCTGCAGCCTTTCTGGATGGTGTTCCCTCACTGCTCTGTGACAAAGATCttcccagcacccagcctgaGCTCCCCCAGGGGCACAGCCTGTGGCCACTGCCCCCAGTTACACTGGCTGCACTGCCAAGAACAGCTCGGCTCCAGCATCCCTTAATTGCCCCTGACGTAGCAGCGGGGGCTGTGAAGTTGCCTCTCGGCCTCCTCTTTGCAAGGCTAAACAagtccagctccctcaggcctccccagcctctccctgcaggcCTGGGGCTTCCTTTGCTGGACCCTGTCCAGTTTCCCAACAGCTTTAAACACAGGATCCAAACTTTCCTTTCACCATCCAGGTACAACTACAGCAATGCTGAGCAGAAGGGAACAGTCACCTCCCCGTTTCCTTGAAGTACAAACCAGCCATGCTCCCTTTTCCTCACATGTCTGTGAGAAAACCAGGGAACAGGCATTCAGCTCCATGGGAGTCTGGATTAACTTTCCCAGTCTGGGACTCTGAGCTGGTCCATGAGCCATAAACTTTTCTTGGCAGCAATAATATGACCCTGCTTGTCTGTTCACACACAAAATGAGTGTCTGACCTCCTCAGTGTCACGTCCAGGTGAATGCACAGCCCCAAACAGGTGCCCAGTCCTTGCTCTTCGATGCTATTCACCAACTCAGCGTGGCCACGGCCCAGCACTGGCTTTGTCTCAAAGCACAAGACACAAAGGAAATAATTGCAGCCTTTCAGGAGCACCTCTGGTTTACGAGCACTGTCAGCATACTCTGAGTTCCTGCCCCATTTAAATGTGCATTATCATAATGCAGCAGCACGGCTCGCATTGGGCACGTTCTCTTCACTAACACTTGGCTCTGTGCTTccatctgcagctctgccatgggaCAGGGACCAGTGCCTGCCTGCTGAAGGAATCCCAAATTACAACGAGTAGGTGTCAAAACTGCCATGGTCTGTAATTTGGACAACACACATACTAAAAATTCCTGTTTgctttgttggggttttttaaccaAAACTGTTGCTTGACAACTTTTGATCAGACAGTCTAGGAGAGGCCTCCAGATGGCCATGACAGAGAAATACTGTGAAATTCCTAGACAGCAAGAGACTTCCTGCCCTGCACGGTGTGGATTCCTggatttctcttttgctttataaaatgCTGGTTTTCCTTCAGGCCAGATGGGAATTTGTGGTTCTGTAGCTTGTCTAGCTGGCATTTTTATAGTGAGTTCTGTGTAAGGGAAAAAGCATCACTGGGTATGTTAATCTTTTATGTTGTGGTATCGAGATGCTGTGAAGCTCCAGACAAGGAGAGCAGGATGACATGGTTTTGTTTGGACCTTAAATTGTTAAATTTCTCTGAAACCTCTTAAATGGCTTTTATTTAACAGAGCCATTTCCTGAAGTTATCTGAAAGGGCACTTTGAGACCTACATGTCTCCTACCGCTTTCTTAGCTTAACTCAACCTGAAGATCTGCCAGCACAGTTTTTGTTTAGGTACAAAGTACCCATCTGCAAATGATAATTTCAAGGttatgaaaagcattttcagacAAAACAGGCAGCCTGCACAGTCTAACCAGGCAAGATCTGTggcttcctcttctttcctaCATAACTGGTGCTGTCTTCACATTATCCTCCGTGTCCTTTTCCCAAACTACCTAAGgtatatttctccttttcagcCACCTTCATCAGAAGACCACGTGGCCCCCTCCTGCAGGCCAGACCAAGAGTGACCAACCACAGCCACCAAGCCCAACGGAACTGCCTAAGAAGCCAACATAAATATCCCCTGGCTTGGTGGTGCTCCGAACCATGGCCATCCATCCCATGGGAGATGGGAAAGACACCCCCCAGGCACCTCAGCTTCCAGGCAAAGCAGACTGAGAACAAGCTTTCTAACACAAGACTAATTCTTCCTAACCATCCAAGACTTTTTCAGCAACCTCCCCTGCGTGTCTACCTCCGAGTTATCATACAAGGCTTTTTGCTCACGGTTTTGCAGCTTTATAGGAAAAATACTCTCAAGAGGCTACAGAGGCCTGGATTTCAGTGGCAGCCTTTTAGAGCTTGTATTCTGGGTAGTATGAGTGTACCTGAGGGACTCAGGGGTCTCCAACAGACCCCTTTTGGTATTTCAGATGAAAAACCAAAGTCTATTTAGTGACTGTAATCAAAGCAGCTTAATCCGTAGTGTCCTAGCTGTCTTGGGATAGGtacttctctttttattctttttgtatAGCTTATCCCAGCTGCAGTGCTTGAAGTGGGAAGCAGCACCTGAGGCAGTTGTTGGCCAGAGTGCAGGACAGCCAGCAGGATGCTCCAGTCACAACATGGTGCTGGACACCGAGCCCTCCCCGGAGCACGGGGCGGGACATAGTGGGCATAGTGAACATAGCTCAGTAAAGGTCCCTGGTGTCACTGGGAAAGGAGATCCACATGATGCAACACTGAGACAGCAATGAATGGGGAGCAGATCTGAGACGGGCAGAggtctggaaaataaaatggaaacacTCCTCGCAAGGAGTTTTTGCTCTCTGGGTTCTGATTGCAGCTGCTGCGTTCAGCATCTCACAGACAAAGACACAGCCTGAGaccatttttcttccctcttatTTTGGCAGCTCCTAGGGAAATGCATTGAGAAGTTGCAGGGAAATGGGGTACAATCTGgcttttacaaataattttttaagattaCTTCAAATCTTCTTTGTGGGGGTTCAAAGCATGTGGATCCTTTATAATCTAAATTAAAGGCTTAGGAAAAATCATGACCCTCACCAGTGTCTCCTGCACTCGAGGTATCACTGCACTGCTAAACCAGCAACTGTGTGGTGCAATATATCATATAAATAACCAGTCTGAAATTTTGGGTAGACTTAATTTCATAGCTCGGGGTAAATTAAATCTTGGGAGTGCATACCTCAGAATATAAATTAAAGGACTTCTTTTAAAAGGGAACATAATCCTTTGGACCGGACACAAGGAATATTcccaggaaggagaaaatattcATCTTGGGATACCCTGTGTTTAATAGCTCATTCCCCAATGCTCTCTGCTGTGATGGAATGATAGCAAATCCTGGTGTTACCTGTGGGTTTGGCCCTATGGCTTTGTTCTCATCGCCTGTGTTACACAGACAGGTAAGAGGTGCACACAGCAAAATCCAGTCTCACCAGTCTGGTGTACCCTGACTCTGGAAGAACACCTCCAGTTCCTCTGGGGTTACCCAGCAGATCCCAatctgctcctggcagggtCTCTTCAAAAGCATTTGGCTGGAAGTGGCATCCTAGGGAGGTGTCTCCAGCCACTGCTTGTCACACTCGTCAGGAAACATCACTAacaggattttgggaaggagcAGGTCTTGGGCTGTGCTGTATCATTTCATATACCCAATGGCACTTGAGACACCTGGGAGAAAAAGGGCAAGTTATGGGGAAAACACTACTGCTTAGGCTGCACTTAATCAGTTGGAAAATCAACAATCTGTTGTGGAAATCAACAGAAGCTTCAATACCACCTCTGACAATCACGGAATACTTTTCTCAAAACACGAGTATTGAACTCCACCTCCTTGAGTGCTGGAAAGGCACAGACCAGTACTGTCCCAGCAGGGACCAGACACATGGTCTGAAAGAGAAATCCTTGATGCTGCTTCCATAGTCTGTATTATTCCATAGATCTGTATTTTAAGGTCCCAAGAGAGAAGATTTTGTATAAAAGCATCACAGTGGGCTTGGATGAGACAAGCATTGTGCAGTTGGTGCTAGCACCTGGCAAGGGGTGGAAATGAGGTGATGCTGCCCCAAGGCCACTGTATTTGGGGTCTCCCGAGCTGTCTGTTACCATGAGAGCTGTAAAGTTCTTAACCTTTCCAACAGTCCcaacagctctgtgctctcaGCTTACCGGCAGCCCCTCTAGAAAGGAAATCTTCCACGTTCTCATCAGCCACTGGAGATCCTCACATCAAACAAGGATCAAGCATTGCGTGCTTCCTAAAGCTCTCATATTTCTCAGCTGGTTTCCAATATTTCCTTTGAATTTACCATATTCCTTTTGCCTTTGCTTCAAGCCCAGCAGGCTTCCCTCTCTCTATTAATCCCGTTGCTCCTAACGccacctctgcagagcagtgctcaGAGCTAAGCTCTGACGAGAGCTGTGCTCCTGGAGGTGATGCTGATTTCAGTGACCCAGAATAACAAACCTGTGTCAAGCTTTACTCCCAGGCAAGGGGAATTAGGCAGAACTCAGCCAGTCACAGGGTGACATCTCACAGAACTACCAAGAGGCAAAAGGGAAAATGCACAAAGgaacaaacagcacagaaagagaagttatttaaatatgttCTTCATTCACGCAGGACCTGTCTAGCGCTCTACAAGAGAGCTGAATTCTGGATCAATTTGCAATACTTTTGGCTTGCTTCTAAGGTTGTGGAGATGTGCTGCTGTAGCAATGTGCTGTGTTTGTCTCAGAGAATCTGCCTCAGAGGGTCCCAGCATGACTGCACAGAAATGAGAAGGAGTATTTGTGATAAAAATGAGACCTGAACGGTATTAGATCTTCCCGAGTGGGCTTCCAGATCCTGAAGGGATcctataagaaagatggagggggattttttacaagagcatatagtgacaggacaaaggagaacggcttcacactgacagagagtaggtttagatatcaggaaaaacttccctgtgagggtggggaggctctggcacagggtgcccagagcagatgtggctgcccctggatccctgggactgcccaaagccaggttggatgaggcttggagcagcccgggacagtggaaggtgtccctgcccatggcagggggtggaactggatgggctttaaggtcccttccaaccccaaccattctgtgtttccatgattctatgataggCTGGAAAATGGCAAATATTTTATGAGCCAAAATGCAGAGAGACCCCCATAAAGAGAACATGTCAACACACTGCAGGTGATCAACTCAAAAAGATACATTTAAAGAGCATCAGCAGGATCAGCTGTTGAGCTGGAAGCTTTGGGAGTTAAACATCACTGATGGGATTgggtttattttgtatttctcttaTGCAAAGCAGAAATTCAGTTCTTAGCTGCTGGTGGGTCGGGAGGGTGGGAGACCCCTCTGCCtcacaaaataaaccaaaccagcaCTGGAGTATCTATTTTaacagctgcagaagcagggaaggcagggcagggagccaCCTCGGCATTATCTTGGAAGGTGCATGCAGCAGAGCCATTAGCACACAGTTTATCTGCAGTCCCACGGGGAAAGGAACCCAATCTAGGTCTGCTGGACTCGAGCTCATTTAGGTCTCCAGTTTCATCCCTGCCAGTGATCTCTGTCAACTTGCTGTGTGACCTTGGGCAGCACATTTCATCTCAGTTTTgcaccaaaaaacaaacaggactGAGAGTGGTATGGGGAAGGGAAAGCCCTAGAGATCCAAGGAATATGGTGGCAACCTCCTGGCACAAGAGGGTCTGTGAGGGCTGTGGGATTGGGTACTGCTGGtctgttttcagtgaagaaagccTCAATATTTCAACTTTTCCTGGCTCTCAGAACAGCAGACCCAGCTTTTGCTCAGCTTTGGTGAAACAGAGCGAGGTGAAGTGTTTAAAAGGTGTCTTTGCAGAGGCGTAGAGGCAGCAGAGGTGAACTCCAGCCCAGAACAGTGCAGTGGAGTAGGCTGGTGTGTTTATCCCAGTGCTGGAGGCTGTGTGTGGAgcctcttttctctctcagctcCACTCAGTGACACCTGGACTGAAGCCCAGGTTTAGAGAGTGGAATACACCTCCACGCTGCTTTAAATGTGGCTCTGAAAGGCAGGTGAATTTTACTGGTGAATTTTTAAAGCAGGCCTTGAATGTTTAAACAGTGCTGAATTTCTAAGGGTTGTTGAACACGTGTGGAAGAGGGCTGGACAGCACCTCCTCAGCATGACACTGCAGAAAGGGCTGGGCTGGCGGTGTGAAGCTGcccttcctttcctgcttttcctcagggatccagggggatccttctcctgctcagggctgagtctaccccagcagctccatgacAGACCACTGAATTTTCTGGCCTCGCTGATTGCAGCTTTGCCACAAACCTCCTTGGCAGCTCCCTTCAGCTGCTTTCATAATAAGGCAAATAGGAGTAACAATACCATGAACAATCCCTACAAGCTTTTTCCTGCACGTGATGCGCCAATGCACTTGAATTGCTGttgagtatttttaatttaggcCACTAGGTGAGGCATAGAAGTTGAGACAAAAGCAGAGTTTGAAGTGAAATGCCCTTGGAATGGGGGAAGTGGAGGTTGAATGATATCTCCAGTCCAAATGTCCTTCCCGGAAGACATTCTCCTTTCGAACTGCAGGAGttcctgggctgggctgctgaggGGTGAGAACTTCTTTCTGAGCAGCTCCCATGAGGAAAAACTGAGGGTCAGTGCCAGCCCTTGAGGCAAACACCCAGTCCTGGCAGGGATTGGACAGTCAGGGCCCTTGGGGATGCCCTGGGGAGTTGGCCCTGTGTCAGGGGA encodes the following:
- the LOC116452088 gene encoding syntaxin-binding protein 4-like isoform X6, producing MRLLIARDDDARREFSELLEKFGSQSNTGSARSSPILHGSSRYLESTSSGSSSRSQSPLLLSPASSHSPFVGNPAHAPHAHYSMDSGIQSISIANSSGLGLTISGGSNRPDGPMIYVQELLPDGDCYKDGRLRPGDQLIAINRDSLVGSTHEEARKIIEKAKFRHEASTEVAFIPGRGRLHPGLSVHNNIPSPPPKAVGNGLSSCRLKVHVRSPENRRENPFPVPSLSPDICPPELTVSAPASVSNYKAASGTKPKVALDPHIRLKDGKLELVLQYLGLDVTEEKKRQLRQNLTTDSQGTVAYGDVLQALRDLLQEELDEAGLDSSSVLFTQHEVANLLDTSAFHSLTFDSVNCNGNEDLEQLQLEMTDLRHEVRRLKSLLKEVENSKKSMEDELQRLNQKALGFLSENRTLHSKLQMAEVVQRQAHSAEQDYEEVIHLLEAEIAELKMQLAGKKAKHVSEIEEDILELKRQLSLADGQLRKSEVSRKRLEISNRKLLLFVQNVHKVLSTHSHLPDEKSVNHETEEDKTDAVSDTSLPSSDLVDLLLSEAKELLAPILFNKDALPWDRDQCLPAEGIPNYNDHLHQKTTWPPPAGQTKSDQPQPPSPTELPKKPT